The DNA region AAATGAGCGACCTTATCGCCGAGCGTACCGGGTCAAACAAGGATACCTTTGGGAAGTTCTTCAAGATCAACCCCAAGGTAGACGACATACCCGAATTATTCGCCCGGGAGAAAAACGGGGTTAAGTTTCTGGTGATGGGTACTGTGGAAACCGGAGGCGGTGGCTGCGTGTGCCCTGAACATGTGATGGTCAAGAGGGTCATCTCCCACCTGGTGGTAGCCAGGGACGAGGTGGTTATCATGGATATGGAGGCCGGGCTTGAACACCTGGGCCGGGGCACCGCAGGAATGGTGGACCGGTTCATCGTGGTAATCGAGCCGGGTGAACGGAGTATCCAGACCTATCACAAAGTAAAATCCCTGGCCGCTGACCTGGGAGTTATGGCTGTAAGCGTGGTGGCCAGTAAGGTCCGGAGCAAGGACGATGAGGAATACCTCAAAGCCCGTATTCCTGCTGAGGATCTTTTCGGGTTCATCTCTTACAACGAAGAAATTATAGACGCCGACCGCCGGGGGGTATCGCCCTATGATACCAGCGGGAAGGCAAAAGCCGAGATCATGAAGATCAAGGAACGCATTGATGCGGCGAAGTGAAACGTTGCGGTAAACCGCGGCGTTATTTGCCGCAGGGTATGCGGCACATAAATCCTGAAGGAGAGGTGCTTTATGAAATTATTATTTAACCGGGTTTTTGACGGTGCCGACGAAATGGTGGCAGTAGCCGAAAAGACACTGAATGAGACCCTGAAAGAACTGGGGCCATCTGCCCCCCTGGCCATGCCCAACACGGCGTATTTTCTCGCCAATCATCTGGCCTATCTGGGTAAGAAGATTACCACCCTGGGTGAACTCAAGGCTGCTTTTGACGAGACTAAAGCTAACTGGATGCCCCGCAACCAGCGCCTGGGCGATGCCTTTAAAACCGGCTTCGGCACGGTGCTCGCAGGCGAAGTTGTTGAAGCCTGTAAATACGCCAAAAGCCCCACCCCTTACGGTGAGGGCGACAACCGGGAATACTGGGGCCACATGAGTGACGCCGAAGTGCGTGAACTCGGGGTACCCCTGGTAACCGGGGACATTCCCGGATTCGTGGTCATCATCGGTCCTGCCCCCTCGGATGAGGAAGCGGCTGAGCTGATCAAGGGATACCAGTCCCGGGCCATCTTCGTGTTCCTCATTGGCGGGGTCATCGATCAGGCCAAACGGATGAAGCTGAACATGAACTTCTCGGTCCGCGTTGTCCCTGTAGGGCCGGAACTCTGGCACGTGGCCCACATTATTTCTCTGGTAAACCGGGCCGCCATGATCTTTGGCAATGTCCAGCCCGGAGATCAGGAAGAATTTGACGATTATACCTTTAAGCGTATCCGGGCCTTTGTAAACGCCTATGACCCCTTGCCGGATCTGACTGTAGCTTACGGCGGCGGCGCCATTGCCATGGGTTTCCCGGTTATCACCAACTCCACCAAGGACGTGTGGCCCGTACCGAAGAGCCTGATCATCCAGAAGGATACCAAAGACTGGATCGAAACCTCCCTGGAAGCCCGGGATATCAAGATCAAGGTTACCAAGGTTGACATCCCCGTAGCCTTCTCCACCGCCTTCGAAGGCGAAATTATCCGCCGGGCTGATATGCACGTGGATATTGATGGTTCCAAGGGCGACTGTTTCGAATGGGTTGATACCAAAGAAGCCAACGAGATCGAGGATCACAAGATCGAACTTTTCGGGCCGGATTTGGACAGCGTAGCCGAAGGGTCCCGCTGGGCCCTGGGTATTGTGGTAGAAGTTGCGGGTAAGAACATGCAGAAGGACTTTGAGCCTGTGTTTGAACGCCGGCTCCACCACTACCTGAACTATGCTGAAGGGGTTATGCACACCGGGCAGCGGGACCTTATCCGTATCCGGGTCAGCAAGGCCTCCTATGCAGCGGGTTTCCGGGCAAAGCATTTGGGGGAAATCCTCTATGCCAAGCTTAAGGGCGACTTCGATGCCATCATCGACAAGGTCCAGGTAAAGATCTACACCAAGCCGGAAGATCTCAAACGGCTGAAGGCAGATGTAAACAAAGTCTACGCAGTCCGGGATGACCGGCTTAAGTCCCTCACCGACGAGAATGTGGAAGTTTTCTACAACTGCATACTCTGCCAGTCCTTCTCCCCGGCCCACGTGTGCGTGGTTACCCCGGAACGGCTGGGCCTCTGTGGCGCCGTGTCCTGGTTGGACGCTAAAGCCACCAACGAGATCGACCCCAATGGTTCCTGCCAGATTGTTACCAAGGAACGGGTGGTGGATGAAAAACTCGGCATCTGGGAAGACGTGAACGAAGCGGTGCAGACCGCCTCCCACGGCTCCCTCCAGGCGGTTACCCTCTATTCTATCATGCAGGATCCCATGACCAGCTGCGGTTGTTTCGAATGTATCTGCGGTATCGAGCCCGCCACCAACGGCGTGGTTATCGTTAACCGTGAACATTCCGGCATGACCCCCCTGGGGATGTCCTTCTCGGAAATGGCCTCCATGACCGGCGGCGGGGTTCAGACCCCGGGCTTCATGGGCCACGGCAAGCAGTTCATCAGTTCCAAGAAGTTTATGGCAGCTGAAGGCGGCCCCGCGCGTATCGTGTGGATGCCCAAGGCGCTCAAGGAATTTGTGGCTGCCAAGCTTAACGCAACTGCCAAGGACCTCTATGGGATCGACAACTTTGTGGACAGAATTGCTGATGAGACCGTTACCGAGGACGCGGAAAAATTGGTGGAATACCTGACCGAAAAGGAACACCCGGTACTGCAGCTTGAACCCCTGATGTAATGAGCAAAAAAAAGCAATGGCGGGTGTATCCCGCCATTGCTTTAACAGAGATTTACACATATCAAAGAAAGGAGAGATGTTATGTCGTTTAAACGCGTTCCGCAGAAATTTCCGGCCACCATTAAAGAGGTGATAATTGGCGCCGGGGACAAAACTGTTACCCTGGGGGGTGAGAATGTACTCCCCTTCTACAGTTTTGATGACAAGATCAAGAACCCTCCCCGGGTGGGCGTAGAAGTTTCTGATCTGGGGCCAAACCGGGATTTGCCGGAATTGGGCAAATTCTATGCCGGGGCCGAAAAAATCGCTGATGTGGCAAAAAAAGCCTGCACGATTCCCGGCGCCGATTTTATCAGCCTGGTGCTTGAAAGCGCCGACCCCAATGGGGCCAACAAGTCCATCGAAGACTGCGTTGCCCTCTGTAAAGAAGTGGCCGCTGCGGTAACTTTGCCCCTGGTGATTCAGGGCAGCAAAAACACCGAAAAAGACGGTCAGCTCTTTGTGAAGATCGCCGATGCCCTGCAGGGTAAAAACGTGCTCTTCATGTCTGCCAAGGAAGACAACCACAAGGGTATTGCGGTAGGCGCGGTTCAGGCCTATGGACAGAAGATAGCCGCCGAATCTGCGGTGGATATCAACCTGGCCAAACAGCTCAACGTGCTTATCACCCAGTTGGGGATTAAACACGAAAGCATCGCCATGAACGTGGGTACCGCTGCTGCGGGTTACGGTTTTGAGTACGTAGTGAGTACCATGGACCGGATCAAGCTGGCTGCCCTGACCCAGAACGATGACAAGCTCCAGATGCCCATCATTACCCCTGTAGGGGAACAGACCTGGGCCGTGGGTGAATCATTCAAGAGCGAAGAGGAAGCACCCGCCGGCTGGGGTCCCCGGGAATCACGGGGTATCGCCATGGAAGTGGCCACCGCTTCTGCGGCTTTAGCTGCCGGTTCAAACGCTGTTATTCTGCGCCATCCCGCATCGGTTGCCGCAGTTTCAAAACTTATTGCGGCATTGGTATAAGGAGGAGAAAAAATGGCGCTTAAAGGATTAGACATCTTTAAATTATTGCCCAAAACGAATTGCAAGAAATGTGGCAACCCTACCTGTATGGCCTTTGCTATGAAGGTAGCTCAGGGCGGGATTACTATCGACAAATGCCCTGACATTTCGGCGGAGGCCCTGGCTCAGCTCAGCGAAGCTTCGGCCCCCCCCATGAAGGCCCTAACCATCGGTGCTGGGGACAAAGTATACAAGCTTGGCGGCGAGACCGTACTGTTCCGGCATGATAAGACCTTTGTGTCCAAGAGCCTCTATGCAGTAACGGTGTGCCAGGATTGTGTGGACGAAAAGCTTCCCAAGATCAAGGCCGTTGACTATGAGCGTATCGGTGAGCGGATGATCGTGGACCTGATCAACGTGGAATTCTCCGGCGATAAGGCCAAGTTCCTTGACACCGTGAAGAAGGCCCAGGGCGCTGCCCGGACCCTCATCCTGGAAGTGTCCGATGCGGATGCCGCCAAGGCTGCCCTGGATCTGGTCAAAGCTGAAAAGCCCATCCTCAACGGGGCCAATGAGTCCAACTGGGAAGCCTTTAACAAGATCGCCACCGAAGCCGGGGTTGTCCTGGGCGTTACCGGGAAAGACCTGGATGTTATCTACGACACGGTGCAGAAACTGGAAGGCGCTGGCAACAAGAACCTGGTCATCGACGTGGGTTCCGTCTCCATTAAAGATGCCTTTGCCAACGCGGTGCAGATTCGCCGGGCAGCCCTGAAAGACCAGGACCGCAGTTTCGGCTATCCCAGCATCGTTAACCTGTCCAAACTTGCCAAGGGTGATGATGTACTGCAGACGGCATTGGCTTCGGTCTTTACCCTGAAATACGGTTCGATCATTATTCTGAGCAACATGAGCTATGCCCAGGCATTGCCCCTGTACGGCCTCAGGCAGAATATCTACACCGACCCCCAGAAGCCCATGAAGATGGAACCGAAGATCTACCCGGTCAACGGCGCGGACGAAAATTCTATTTGCGCCATCACCGTAGACTTTGCCCTTTCATACTTCGTTATCAACGGCGAACTGGAGCGGAGCGGGGTGCCTGTAAATCTAATCGTCTCCGATGCCGGCGGGTATTCGGTGCTTACCTCCTGGGCGGCGGGAAAATTCTCTGCCGGTACCATCTCCAAGTTCTTTAAGGAATCGGGTGTTGAGGGCAAGGTGAAGAGCCGTAACCTCCTTATCCCCGGCAAAGTTGCCGTCCTAAAGGGCGAGCTTGAAGAAAATCTGCCCGGCTGGAAGATCCTGGTCGGACCCAACGAAGCGGTTGGGGTAGTCAAATATCTCAAAGATTTTAAAGGTTAACAAGAAATCGCTAAAAACTAAGCAAGTTTTTAGCGATACCCACAATTTTATTGGAGGATTGTATTTATGGGTAAATTTATTGTAATTGGTGAACGTATTCACTGTATTTCTCCGGCGATTAAAGCGGCCATGGAGACCCGGGATCCCGAGCCTATCAAGAAACGGGCGAAGGAACAGCTTGATGCGGGGGCCACCTACCTGGACCTGAATATCGGGCCTGCGGAAAAGGGCGGCGAGGAACTGATGCAGTGGGGCGTAAAGCTCCTGCAGGAAAATTTCGACAATGTGCCCATCGCCCTGGATACGGCGAACAAAAAGGCCATTGAAGCGGGTATCAAGGTATACAACCGCTCCAAGGGCAAGCCCATTGTCAACTCCGCCGATGCGGGGGATCGTATTTCCTACATTGACGTTGCGGCGGCCAATGACGCTATCGTTATTGCCCTGGCATCGAAAGCCGGTGTTCCTTCGGACAACGAAGAGCGCCAGGGCTATGTTCTGGAAATGCTGGAATACGGCATGAACCTGGGCATGGATGCTGCAGATTTGTGGTTTGACCCGCTCTTCCTGGTTATCAAGGGTATGCAGGAAAAACAGCAGGAGACATTGCAGTTCATCAGCTGGCTTGCCGAACAGGGCTTTAACTCCACCGGTGGGCTTTCCAATGTGTCCAACATGATGCCCAAGACCTTGCGTCCCATCGTGGATTCCTTCATGGTTGCCATGTGCATCAGCCACGGCCTTACCTCCGCTATTGTGAATCCCTGTGATAAACAATTGATGCAGGGGATTAAGACTGCGGATATTATCATGAATCAGTCCCTGTTCTCCGATTCGTACTTGGAGCTGTAGTCTATGTCAGACGAAAACCACGGCCACGATCATGGGCATACTCACGCCCATGATCATGACCATGGCGCTGACCATGAGCATGATCACGGTCATGGTCATGGTCACAGCGATGGTCATACCCACGAGCATGAACATAGCCACAGTGATGGTCATACCCATGAGCATGAGCATAGCCACAGCGATGGTCATACCCACGAACATGAGCATGCCCACGGTGACGGTCAAACCCACAGTCATGAACATACCCATGGTCACGAACATGAGCATGCCCACGGCGATGGTCAGACTCACAGCCATGAACATGCCCATAGTCATGAACATGTCCACGGTCAGGGCGGCGGCGATTTAGCCAAGCTCAAGACCTTGCTGAAGTACATGCTGGATCACAACCGGGAACACGCGGATGAACTGGGTGACCTGGCGCACAATCTCTATCACGCCGGCCAGACAGAGTCTGCGGATAGTATCCACGAAGCGGTCAAGGACTTTCAGAAGGGGAACGAAAAACTCGATAAAGCCCTGGCTTTAATCAAGGATGGCAAGTAATGTGTCTTTCCACGGCCTATGAATTGGGCGGCGACGGAACAAGGAAGATGCTCTGCGAATATGTCAGCGTTATTAAAGTGGTGGGGGATACCATAACCTTCACCGACCTGATGGGCCAGGAACTTAGCGTAACCGGTGCGCTGGAAAGCGTGGACCTGGTAAAAAACGCGATCATCATAAGCCCATTCAGTATTTCAGTCAGTAATGCTGCCTCCGGGGCCGGAAAGAAACGCTACGAGCTTATCCGGGAGATTTTTAATTCCTGTTCGGGAAACCAGATGCGGGATGTGGATGTCCAGGAGATAGAGACCGACGATGTGGACGCCTACTTGGCGCATATGTACCAGGGAGAACATTTTACCAGCGACAAAACCGTGCGCGGCGACGGGGTGGTGGTGTTCGAAATCGACGCATCCGGGCTGGCTCAGCGGGTCTCATTTACGGAAATAAGTTAGCGGAAAATTAGGTAACATAGAAACGGGCAGTTGGCGGAAACGTCAGCTGCCCGTTTTTTTGGGTGGGGTATTTAGCCCTTCTGAATTAACCGGTCCCTTAGTGAAAATCTCCCCAGCGTTTTCCGGTTTCCACGCTGACCCGCAGGGGTATCCGCAGTTTTACTGCGTTTTCCATTACTTCTTTTACCATTTTTGCTGCGGCAGCGGCGTCGGCCTTTGGGCATTCAAGGATCAACTCATCGTGGACTTGCAAAAGCAGCTTTGCGGGGCTCTTTTCTTTGGTGAGCCGTTCGTCCAGGTGGAGCATGGCGGTCTTGACTATGTCCGCTGCGGAGCCCTGGATGGGGGTGTTTACCGCTACTCGTTCTGCACCAGCTTTTTCAGTTTTGTTCCGGGAGTTGATGGCCGGGATGTAGCGGCGGCGGCCCAGGATGGTGGAGGCGTAACCTGTTTGCTCAGTATTTGTGATGAGTTCTTCAATGAGGCGGCGGATACCGGCGTAGGTTTTGAAGTAGGCTTCAATAAAATTCGCCGCATCGGTGCGGGTGATGTTCAGCTCCCTGGCGAGGCGGAAGGCGCTCATGCCGTACATGACACCAAAATTGATGGTCTTGGCCATGCGGCGTTGGTCAGGGTGCACATCTTTTTCACTAACCCCGAAGATCAGGGCGGCGGTGCGGGCGTGAACGTCTTTACCTTCGTTGAAGGCGGCCAGGAGGTTTTCGTCCTGGGAAAGGTGGGCCAGTACCACCAGTTCTATCTGGCTGTAGTCGGCGGAGATCAGCACATTGCCCGGTTTGGCGATAAAGGCTTCCCGGATGCGGCGGCCTTCTTCGTCCCGGATAGGGATGTTCTGGAGGTTGGGTTCCCGGCTGGAAAGGCGGCCTGTGGCGGTGCCGGTCTGGACAAAGTTGGTGTGGAGCCGGCCTTCCCGGTCAGCCAGGTCTATCAGGGCATCCGTATAGGTGGACTTGAGTTTTGCCAGGGTGCGGTGGCGGAGGATCAGGGCCGGGACCGGGTCCTCATGGGCAAGCTCTTCCATCACCGCCACATCGGTGGAGTAACCGGTTTTGGTTTTTTTGCCTGGCTTGAGTTTTCGTTCCGTAAAGAGCACTTCCTGAAGCTGCTTGGGGGAGCCCAGGTTGAATTCGTGGCCTACCAGTTTGTAGGTATCCGCCTGTATCTGGTTCAGTTCCTGGAAGAGTTCGACCCCATAGTCCTTGAGAACCTTGGGCTCTATTTTGATCCCCAGGCCTTCCATTTCTGCAAGTATGGGGAGCAGGGGCATTTCCAGGTCCCGGAAAAGGCTTTGGGAGCCGGTTTTTTCCAGACGCCCTTCAATATAGGCCTTAACTCGCAGGGTAAGGTCAGCATCTTCTGCGGAATAGCGGGTGGCGGTTTCCAGGGGCACATAATCAAAGGTTTCACCCTTGGGAACGATGGTGTTGTAGGCTACGGGGGTGTAGCCGAAGTGGTAGGATGCCAGGGAATCCAGGGAATAGTTGTTCCGCTCAGGGTCATCCAGCCAGGCGGCTACCATGGTGTCCCAGATTTTGCAGTTCCACCGGGGGAGGCCCCAGCCCCGGGAAACCTTGTAGTCGTATTTGGCATTGTGGGCAACGGCGGTCATGGCCGGGTCCGCCAAAAACTGCCCCAGGCTTTCCCTCACCTTTTCCGGGTCTAGGAAGGGGGCGGGGTTCCCGGCGTCATCCGCCACGGTCCGGTGGGCCGCCACGGGCACGTAGAAGGCTTCTTTGGGCTTCAATGCCAGGGATATGCCTATGGGCCGGGCATTCCAGGCGTCCAGGGAATCGGTCTCAAAATCCAGGGCGATAAAGCCTTGTTGCCGGGCTTTGTTCAGGATCGCTTCAAATTCGGCAAAGTCCAGGATCGTCTTGTACACCCCGTCCCCCAGCAGGGCCGGGTCCACAGGGCTCCGCTCAGGGCCGCTTGCGCTGTATGCTGCCGGGCCGCCGAAATTGTTGCCGCCATCCGCCGGGCCGCTGGCACTGTCCCCGGTATAGGGCGCATCTCCGCCAGCTCTGTCCCCCGCGCCCCCAGCTTGGTCCCCGGTATGGGACGCACTGCCAGCTCCACCCATGCCATTCGCCAAGCTGCCGGCATAGGGCGCCCCGACTTTTCCCTTGGCCGCCGGGTCCAGGGCGGCCGCTATCTGGCGGATATCCTCCCGGAGTAGGACCTGGGCGCCGGCGCTTCGGTCCAGGTTTTCCACTGAAAATTCATCCAGGGCCTGGGAAGGGATGGGCGCCTCATAGCTCAGGGTGATTAGGGATTTGGCTAAATAGGCGCTTTTCTTACCTTCGGCGAGCTTTTTCCCCACCGCGCCTTCAATGCCGGCGATGTTTTTGTAGATTTCGTCCAGGGAGCTGTAGCGGGCCATAAGTTTTACCGCAGTCTTTTCGCCCACCCCCTTAACCCCGGGCACATTGTCCGAAGTATCCCCGATCAGGGAAAGCAGGTCCAGGACCTGGGTGGGGTTTACCCCCCATTCGGCCTTCACTTCCCCTGGGCCTACCAATTCGTAGGGGAGGCCGCCTCTGACCGTGTTGGAGGGTGCGCTAGTTTCACCGGCTTTGGCCGCCTTGGCGGGCCGGAGCTGGTAGGTCCCGTCACCCACCAGTTGGAGCAGGTCCTTGTCCGAGGAAAGGATGTAGCATTGGCGGCCCTCGGCCCGGCATTGCTTGGCCAGGGTGGCGATGATATCGTCAGCTTCGAAGCCGTCTGCCTTGAGGGCCGGGACTTTTAGGGCGGTCAGGACTTCTTCTACCAGAGGCACCTGGGTGTGGAGGTCCTCCGGGGCCTTTTGCCGGGTGGCCTTGTACTCCGGGTATTGTTTGTGACGGAAGGTGGGAGTGGGGGAGTCAAAAACCACTACCAGGCGACGGGGCTTTTGGGGCTTTGCCAGGAGCACCCCTGCCTCATCTGCACCGGGGGCGCCTTCATCCAGAAGGCTGACCAGGGTCCGGGCAAAGCCGAAGAGGGCGGATACGTTCTGGCCACGGCTGTTTCGCAGGGGACGGCTCAGGAAGGCGAAATAGGAGCGGTAAATCAGCCCGTAGGCGTCGATCAGGTAGAGGGGGTCTTTCATACCTTTATCATAAAGGATGCGGCCCCTTCGGTAAAGCGTGAATTTTCCCGTTAGCCAGGGCTTGGTAACAAGGGTACGGCCTAGGCCTTAACTTCGCAGTTCCTGTACCAGTTCCAGCAATTCCTCGGATTTACGGAGCAGGGACTGGAGCTC from Treponema primitia ZAS-2 includes:
- the acsE gene encoding carbon monoxide dehydrogenase/acetyl-CoA synthase methytransferase subunit, with translation MGKFIVIGERIHCISPAIKAAMETRDPEPIKKRAKEQLDAGATYLDLNIGPAEKGGEELMQWGVKLLQENFDNVPIALDTANKKAIEAGIKVYNRSKGKPIVNSADAGDRISYIDVAAANDAIVIALASKAGVPSDNEERQGYVLEMLEYGMNLGMDAADLWFDPLFLVIKGMQEKQQETLQFISWLAEQGFNSTGGLSNVSNMMPKTLRPIVDSFMVAMCISHGLTSAIVNPCDKQLMQGIKTADIIMNQSLFSDSYLEL
- the acsC gene encoding acetyl-CoA decarbonylase/synthase complex subunit gamma, with amino-acid sequence MALKGLDIFKLLPKTNCKKCGNPTCMAFAMKVAQGGITIDKCPDISAEALAQLSEASAPPMKALTIGAGDKVYKLGGETVLFRHDKTFVSKSLYAVTVCQDCVDEKLPKIKAVDYERIGERMIVDLINVEFSGDKAKFLDTVKKAQGAARTLILEVSDADAAKAALDLVKAEKPILNGANESNWEAFNKIATEAGVVLGVTGKDLDVIYDTVQKLEGAGNKNLVIDVGSVSIKDAFANAVQIRRAALKDQDRSFGYPSIVNLSKLAKGDDVLQTALASVFTLKYGSIIILSNMSYAQALPLYGLRQNIYTDPQKPMKMEPKIYPVNGADENSICAITVDFALSYFVINGELERSGVPVNLIVSDAGGYSVLTSWAAGKFSAGTISKFFKESGVEGKVKSRNLLIPGKVAVLKGELEENLPGWKILVGPNEAVGVVKYLKDFKG
- the polA gene encoding DNA polymerase I, with the protein product MKDPLYLIDAYGLIYRSYFAFLSRPLRNSRGQNVSALFGFARTLVSLLDEGAPGADEAGVLLAKPQKPRRLVVVFDSPTPTFRHKQYPEYKATRQKAPEDLHTQVPLVEEVLTALKVPALKADGFEADDIIATLAKQCRAEGRQCYILSSDKDLLQLVGDGTYQLRPAKAAKAGETSAPSNTVRGGLPYELVGPGEVKAEWGVNPTQVLDLLSLIGDTSDNVPGVKGVGEKTAVKLMARYSSLDEIYKNIAGIEGAVGKKLAEGKKSAYLAKSLITLSYEAPIPSQALDEFSVENLDRSAGAQVLLREDIRQIAAALDPAAKGKVGAPYAGSLANGMGGAGSASHTGDQAGGAGDRAGGDAPYTGDSASGPADGGNNFGGPAAYSASGPERSPVDPALLGDGVYKTILDFAEFEAILNKARQQGFIALDFETDSLDAWNARPIGISLALKPKEAFYVPVAAHRTVADDAGNPAPFLDPEKVRESLGQFLADPAMTAVAHNAKYDYKVSRGWGLPRWNCKIWDTMVAAWLDDPERNNYSLDSLASYHFGYTPVAYNTIVPKGETFDYVPLETATRYSAEDADLTLRVKAYIEGRLEKTGSQSLFRDLEMPLLPILAEMEGLGIKIEPKVLKDYGVELFQELNQIQADTYKLVGHEFNLGSPKQLQEVLFTERKLKPGKKTKTGYSTDVAVMEELAHEDPVPALILRHRTLAKLKSTYTDALIDLADREGRLHTNFVQTGTATGRLSSREPNLQNIPIRDEEGRRIREAFIAKPGNVLISADYSQIELVVLAHLSQDENLLAAFNEGKDVHARTAALIFGVSEKDVHPDQRRMAKTINFGVMYGMSAFRLARELNITRTDAANFIEAYFKTYAGIRRLIEELITNTEQTGYASTILGRRRYIPAINSRNKTEKAGAERVAVNTPIQGSAADIVKTAMLHLDERLTKEKSPAKLLLQVHDELILECPKADAAAAAKMVKEVMENAVKLRIPLRVSVETGKRWGDFH
- the acsB gene encoding acetyl-CoA decarbonylase/synthase complex subunit alpha/beta, whose translation is MKLLFNRVFDGADEMVAVAEKTLNETLKELGPSAPLAMPNTAYFLANHLAYLGKKITTLGELKAAFDETKANWMPRNQRLGDAFKTGFGTVLAGEVVEACKYAKSPTPYGEGDNREYWGHMSDAEVRELGVPLVTGDIPGFVVIIGPAPSDEEAAELIKGYQSRAIFVFLIGGVIDQAKRMKLNMNFSVRVVPVGPELWHVAHIISLVNRAAMIFGNVQPGDQEEFDDYTFKRIRAFVNAYDPLPDLTVAYGGGAIAMGFPVITNSTKDVWPVPKSLIIQKDTKDWIETSLEARDIKIKVTKVDIPVAFSTAFEGEIIRRADMHVDIDGSKGDCFEWVDTKEANEIEDHKIELFGPDLDSVAEGSRWALGIVVEVAGKNMQKDFEPVFERRLHHYLNYAEGVMHTGQRDLIRIRVSKASYAAGFRAKHLGEILYAKLKGDFDAIIDKVQVKIYTKPEDLKRLKADVNKVYAVRDDRLKSLTDENVEVFYNCILCQSFSPAHVCVVTPERLGLCGAVSWLDAKATNEIDPNGSCQIVTKERVVDEKLGIWEDVNEAVQTASHGSLQAVTLYSIMQDPMTSCGCFECICGIEPATNGVVIVNREHSGMTPLGMSFSEMASMTGGGVQTPGFMGHGKQFISSKKFMAAEGGPARIVWMPKALKEFVAAKLNATAKDLYGIDNFVDRIADETVTEDAEKLVEYLTEKEHPVLQLEPLM
- a CDS encoding AAA family ATPase, with product MKIAITGKGGVGKTTLAAVLARLYAAENRTVLAVDVDPDANLGLALGFTEEEVAAITPISKMSDLIAERTGSNKDTFGKFFKINPKVDDIPELFAREKNGVKFLVMGTVETGGGGCVCPEHVMVKRVISHLVVARDEVVIMDMEAGLEHLGRGTAGMVDRFIVVIEPGERSIQTYHKVKSLAADLGVMAVSVVASKVRSKDDEEYLKARIPAEDLFGFISYNEEIIDADRRGVSPYDTSGKAKAEIMKIKERIDAAK
- the acsD gene encoding acetyl-CoA decarbonylase/synthase complex subunit delta, yielding MSFKRVPQKFPATIKEVIIGAGDKTVTLGGENVLPFYSFDDKIKNPPRVGVEVSDLGPNRDLPELGKFYAGAEKIADVAKKACTIPGADFISLVLESADPNGANKSIEDCVALCKEVAAAVTLPLVIQGSKNTEKDGQLFVKIADALQGKNVLFMSAKEDNHKGIAVGAVQAYGQKIAAESAVDINLAKQLNVLITQLGIKHESIAMNVGTAAAGYGFEYVVSTMDRIKLAALTQNDDKLQMPIITPVGEQTWAVGESFKSEEEAPAGWGPRESRGIAMEVATASAALAAGSNAVILRHPASVAAVSKLIAALV
- a CDS encoding CooT family nickel-binding protein, which encodes MCLSTAYELGGDGTRKMLCEYVSVIKVVGDTITFTDLMGQELSVTGALESVDLVKNAIIISPFSISVSNAASGAGKKRYELIREIFNSCSGNQMRDVDVQEIETDDVDAYLAHMYQGEHFTSDKTVRGDGVVVFEIDASGLAQRVSFTEIS